The genomic DNA TCGAGCCGGGTGAAGCGCCGACAATCATTAAGAAAATAGCGATCAACTTTGTCGATGGCTGAAGTTCCCCAAGATCGACCGTGTTGAAGCCAGCTGTTCGAAACGTGACCGATTGAAACCAGGCGTCAGCAAGTGAAATTCCCGATTCATGCCCCGGACCTGTCCGCTCCAGCAGGTAGATCATCGCCCAACCGCCGAGCAGCAACACAATTGTGGAAGTCAAAACAAGTTTTGTTTCGAGTCTTAATCGCCGTCGCTGACGCGGAACATAGAACAACCGCGAACCTGTGAATCTCTTGAATTCGGTTCGAGCAAAAGTTGCAAGATTATACAGAACAGAGAACCCGAGACCTCCCGTAATAATGAGTGCAGTGATGACGCCGCCCACGCACCAAGTATTCCCCATCCCGACGAAACTGTTGTCCGTAAGCGCAAACCCTGCATTGCAGAACGCGCTGATGGAATGAAAGAGACTCATGAAGATCTGTTGCGAGAGAGGGAGATCCGCAAACATTGGCCACAACAAGATGGCACCGATCAATTCTGCAGCAAACGTGAATCCGAGTATGGCGTAAATCAGCCGACGAATATCGCCGACGCCATCTGAGGAGAGCAGGTCACGGAGCGTCGCAAATTCGCTGAGCCGCACATTCCTTCCAGCGATGACCGCGAAGAAAGCACTAAAAGTCATAATGCCCAGCCCACCGATCTGGAACAGACACATGATGACAAACTGCCCGATCGGACTCCAATACGTCGGAGTGTCGACAACAATCAAACCGGTGACGCAACTGGCGCTTGTGGCTGTAAAAAAGGCAACCAGGAAAGGGGCTCCTTCGAGTTCCACTTGGGGAGGGAATGCTCGACAGGCTGGCAACATCAACATGATAGTTCCAACCGTAATGAGCATCAGGAATGAAGCCACAAGCAAAAACGCTGGGTTCACTCCGCCAGAGGCAAACTTTCGCAGCCCGCGAATCGCCCCCGTCAATGAATACAATATGAGAACAAACTCAGAGAGATGAACCAGTCCCCACCAGCGAGAACCACCAAGCCCATCACCGTTGGTATCGGGCAAAATTGGACCAATAATCAGGACAGCGACGAGC from Thalassoglobus polymorphus includes the following:
- a CDS encoding TrkH family potassium uptake protein; this encodes MKSGQSLPQQWNSKPTRYPARVKWLRRMDATSQVIGSTVIVIGHGLRRSGIIPWELGVVPILVMLFISVSTLMRFRWSLAQQSFAKRNLWTVVAAAAWSLGLVAVLIIGPILPDTNGDGLGGSRWWGLVHLSEFVLILYSLTGAIRGLRKFASGGVNPAFLLVASFLMLITVGTIMLMLPACRAFPPQVELEGAPFLVAFFTATSASCVTGLIVVDTPTYWSPIGQFVIMCLFQIGGLGIMTFSAFFAVIAGRNVRLSEFATLRDLLSSDGVGDIRRLIYAILGFTFAAELIGAILLWPMFADLPLSQQIFMSLFHSISAFCNAGFALTDNSFVGMGNTWCVGGVITALIITGGLGFSVLYNLATFARTEFKRFTGSRLFYVPRQRRRLRLETKLVLTSTIVLLLGGWAMIYLLERTGPGHESGISLADAWFQSVTFRTAGFNTVDLGELQPSTKLIAIFLMIVGASPGSTGGGIKTIVFAVGAVGLLTVIRGRRKVEAFRRTISETTVNRALAIVFTSLLTVMVTTILIVIFEGRPELFLDHLFEATSAVGTVGVSSTVQLDTNEFASTTFSLTAPSRIVVIVAMFLGRIGPLTLLLALAGEGRQTRYEYPTERVTLG